The genomic interval AACCCGGCCTTGTGGAGCGCGTGGTACGCGAAGGGGTTGTTGACCGCGATCTGCACGCGGTCGTAGCCCCGGGCTTCGAGGCGGTCGCTGGCGAACGCCGCGAGTCGCGCGCCGACGCCCTCGCCGCGGCGGTCGTCGCGGACGGTGACGTACCGCAACCACGCCGTCCCGGGGTCGGTCCGGTCCTCGTTGAACGCGACGGCGGCGACGAGGTCGTCGCCGCCGTCGCGACCCGGTCCCGCGTCGTTCCGGGCCACCGCCTTCCCGGTGTTCGACATCACGAACTTCCCGGCGTAGCTGAATTCCCGGTGGTCGAGTCGGAGTTGGGGCCCCTCGTCGGGCCACCCGACCAGCGCGTACTCCATGCGTCGGCTTGGGGCCGCCGCGACAACTGTGCTTCGCCGTGGACCGGCCTGCGCCTTTTTGGAGGTCCGGGTCGTCACTCATCGCATGACCCACGCCGTGGGCGACACCGCCTTCTTCGACCGCCTCGCGCGGCGCTACGACTGGTTCGTGCCGACGCCCGACGCCGCCGAGATTCGGGCGGGACTCGACCTCGCCGACCGCGAAATCGAGCGGGTGCTGGACGTCGGCGGCGGCACCGGCAGGGGCGCGGGCGCGGTCGAGGACGCCGAGCGAATCGTGGTCGACGCCGCGCCGGGGATGGCCCGCGAGGCCCGCCGGAAGGGGTTCGAGGCCGTGCTGGCCGACGCCGCCCGCCTGCCCTTCGACGCCGACAGCGTCGATGCCGTCCTCGTCGTCGACGCGCTCCACCACTTCGGCGACCCCGAGTCGGCCCTGCGGGAGGCGGCCCGCGTCCTCCGACCCGGCGGCGTGCTGGTGGTCCGCGAAATCGACCCGACAACCCTCGTGGGCCGCCTGATCGCGGGCGGCGAGCACCTCTGGGGGTTCGACTCGCGCTTCTTCGCGCCCGACGACCTCGCCGAGCGCGTCGGCGAGGCGGGCCTCGAAGCGCGGTACCGCACGCAGGGGTTCCAGTACACCGTCGCCGGGCGCGCACCGCGGGAATCATAACGACCCGACCCCAAGCCCGAGACATGAGCAACGCCGTCGGAACGCTGGTCCGCCCGCAACTCGACCGCTCGACGGGGACCCTCGGTCTCGCGCTCGGCGACCTGGTGGTGCTGGCCGGGTTCCTCACGCTCGGGTCGATGAATCACGGTGTCGACCCCGCCACGATGACGGGCCGAGTCGCCGGGACCGTCGCACCGTTCCTGATCGGGTGGGTCGTCGCCGCGCCGCTGGTGGGGGCGTACGCGCCCGACGCGACTCGGACGGTCGGGACCGCGGCCGTGCGGGCGTCGCTCGCGTGGATTCCGGCCGCGGCCATCGGTCTCGCGCTCCGCTCGACCGACTTCTTCCACGGGGGTTCGCCGTGGACGTTCGCGCTCGTCGTGACCGGCGTCGGACTGGCGTCGTTCGTGGCGTGGCGGGCCGCGGCCGCGGTCCTCCGGTGAGCCGACCCGGGCTACGTCGGGTCGCGACCGTCCACCGGCCCGCCATCCCGACTGCATCTCGGGAGCGGCGAGCGCGCTCGCCGCTCCCGAGAGCGCCGCGAGCGTGAGACAGGACGAGGGCAGGTCGTTGGGCTCCGCGTTCGCGGCCGATGGCGTGGGACCGACCAGTGGATGGCGCGATTCTGGGACCGCCCCGACCTGATAGCTCGTCGCATAGTCGTCGATAGCTGACCGGAAGCCGGGGCGAGGAGCCTCCCGAACGACCCCGGATTCGGAATAACTGGCGAGAATACTAAAACGCGTCTGAGACGCCCGGGAGCACTAATTACCGCGGTTGTACCTCTGGAAATAGTTCGGTGGCATATCCATAAGTTATGAGAATCCAACGGAGCACGTACTATTCGCCTATCGAAAACTCCCATCTCAGGTATGGGGAAGAATTATATACCCATGCCGCATAGAATGTAATGGATTATGACTGGGTACTACGACATCATCCTTGGCCTCATTCCGCTTTCGCTGATAGGTATCACCGCCGTGCTGAGCGCAGCCGGTATCTCGCTGACCGCGGCAGTTCCCTTCGCTGCGACGGTACCGGTCGCGCTCATCGGGCACGCGCTGTTCGTCAACGGTCCGGTCGACGACATCACCTCGACCCAGTCCACTCAGTCGTCGGCCGACTCGCCTTCCTTCGAACCCGCCGACTGAACGGGTTTCCTCTGCGCTCTCTCCGCCGCTTTCTCCACCCCGCTTTCTCCACCCCACTTTCTCTCCGCCGCCTCAACGGTTTTGAGGCTGGACTGTGTTGTCCCGCCCATGACCGACACCCTGTTCCTGACGAGCGAGGAGGTTTCCGGACTCGCGACGCCCGCCGAGTACGTCGAGGCGGTCAATGAGGGCTACCGCCAGCGCGGCGAGGGCGCGCCCGCCCACCCCCGGACGAAGCTCACGAACTCCGAGCCGCCGGGAATGCTGACGGGCTACTCGGCCGTGCTCCCCGAGACCGGCGCGATGGGCGGCTACATGTACTCCGCGGGATTCGGCGCGGAGGACGCGTGGTTCGTGACGCCGGTCTTCGACGCCGAGACCGGCGAACCCCTCGCGCTGTTGGACGGCGCGAGCATGAACCCCTTCAAGACCGGGGCAGCGGGCGCGGTCGGCGTCGACGCCCTCGCGCGCGAGGACTCCAGGACGCTCGGTCTCGTCGGGAGCGGGTCGCAGGCCCGCGGGCAACTCCGCGCCGCGGCGACCGTCCGGGACTTCGAGAGCGTCTGGGTGTACTCCCCGACCAAGGAGTCCCGCGAGTCGTTCGCCGCCGAGATGAACGAGCAGTTGGACGCCTCGGTCGCGGCGGTCGCGTCCAGCGCGGCCGCGGTCGAGGAGGCCGACGTGGTGATCACCGCCACGACCGCGAGCGAACCGGTCTTCGACGGCGACCTGCTCGCGGAGGGCACCCACGTCACCGCGATGGGCCAGTACCACCCCAACAAGCGCGAACTCGACGCGACCACCATCGAGCGCGCCACGTACGTCCCGGACCTCCGCGAGCGCGTCACGCAGGACGCCGGAGCCTTCATCGCGGCGGTCGAGGAGGGCGTCGTCTCCGAGGACCACGTCCACGCCGAACTCGGCGATGTGGTCGCCGGAAACGCGCCGGGCAGGGAGTCCGAGGAGGACATCACGGTGTTCGACTCGGGCGGGACCGCCATCGAGACGGTCGCCGCCGCCCACATGCTCTACGAGAAGGCCCGCGAGGAGGGCCTCGGTTCCGAAATCTCGTTCGCACCAGCGAGCGAGGCGCTCACGGGGCGATAAGTCGGCCGTAGGTCGCGCGCCGACGAGCGCCGCTGGCGCTCGTCGGCGCGAGAACGGTGGAGAAACGAGTGGTTCGGAACCGATTCAGGCGGCGAGCAACATCGCGGCGATGAAGTTCGAACTGGTTCCGGCCTTGGTTTCGTTCTGCTTTCGCTCTACGTCGGTCATGTTTCGGGGGTGCTCCCAGTTCACACCTATACTAAATATTTACTCGGACTTGAGTATGTTGGTTCGGTAACGGATTGCGAGAGGCTCGCAAATCAGTCGTGATGGCATATCACGGGGGTTCGCCGGAGAACCGGGCTACGCCGACGCGGTATCGGTCTCGGCCGAATCCGAGGAGACCGGAATCTCGACCTCGATGTCGTCGAACTCCACGACGGGTCGCTTCGAGCGACCCGTCTCCTCGAACCGAATGACGTCGAGGTCGGCGAGTTCGGTGAGGTTCCGGTGGACCTCTTTGTAATCGAGGTCCACCATGTCGGCGACCTCGCGCATGCTCTGGGGGTCGCGTCGGGCGATAGTCCGGAGCAGTTCGAGAGTGGTCGGACGCACGATTCTGGCGAGGTCGGCCTCGTTGTGGAGGTTGAGGACGAGCATCTCGTCTGGCGATTCGCCTCGTTCGAGCGCGCGAACTCGCTCGCGCAGGTCGGCACGGGTCTCTTCGGTGGAGGCGATACGGACGTGAAGTGTGCGGTTTCGGTCGGACATGGTGTTGTGTCACCGGCGTTCTTCGACTTCCCGGACGAAGCGCTCCAACAGCGCGTCCATGCCGGGAAAGTCGATTTCTTCGGTTCGTTCGGTCTCGCCGTCTCCGACGTGTCGTTCGTGTCCCTTCGTCAGTTCGTGAGAGTTGTCGTACCGGAGTATCGTCTCTCCATCGGTCGTCCCGAAGTGAAGGCGGTACTTCCATCCGCAGGGGTACGTCTCGTCGTCGGTCTGCCGAACCGTCACCGACTCGACCGTTCCGTCGGGTCGCTTGTCGGTGTAGGTCAGCAGAACGTCTTCGCCTGCCATCCCACGAACGGATGGTCCCGCTCTGTCGTATAAACCTATGGGACTGGACCCATCAAAAAGCTACCGACGAGTCGGCTCCTCACAACCCCACCGCCTGCATCAGCGTCATCCCGCTCGCCAGCGCCCCCACGAGGTACCCGCCGATTGCGCCGCCGTTGAGCAGGGGAAGCCCCGCGTGCGCCCGGCCCTTCATCACCATCCAGATGAGCACGAGCAGTCCCGCGAGCGTGCCGACCATCGCGGTCAGCGCGGGGAGATTGAGCGCGATGCCCGACACGAGGGGGTCGGCGGGCGCGAAGAAGGCGGCGCTGGCGACCATCACCGAGGGCATCACCGCGTCGCCCAGACCGATGAAGAAGGCGTCGCGGTCGGTTATCTCGGGGCGCTCGGCCTCGGGGTGGGCGTCGTCGGCCGACTCGTCGGGCTCGTCGCCCTCGCTCTCGGCGCGTTCGTCGTCCTCTTCGTCGAGGAAGGAGAACGAGAGGGTCAGCGGGACCACGAGGATGACCGGAATCTTGAGGTCCATCACGCCGGACGCCAGCGTCAGCATGTGCTCGGTGCCGTAGACGCTGATGGCGTCGTAGACGGCGAGTACGCCGAGCAGGAGAATGGCCGGGAGCAGACCGAAGCTGATGCCGAACAGCCCGGCCGCGCCAGCCCCGATTATCACCCCCGCGCCGTCGATGACGTACCACTCGGGGTGGACCAGCAGGGCGAGCGAGACGGCCCCGGCGGCCCCGACCGCGAGGAGGTTGACGGGCGCACCCCCGACCGGGACGACCACCCACGGCGGCACGAGGACCGAGAAGACGTACCACGAGAGCAGGCCGCTGGTGAGGATGATGGCCGCTCGGAGCAACCACTGAACGTCGAGTTTGATTATCGCGAGCATCGCGGCTGTCAGCACCAGCACCGCGCCCACGTAGACGACGCTGTTCGTCGGGTCCGAGGGGTTCTCGACCTGCTGGTAGCCCGCTCGCTGGAAGGGTTCGACCAGCGCGAGCGCGCCGAGTTGGACCAGCAGGAACAGCGCGACGGTGAACCCGGCCGCCGCGAACACGCGCGTTCTGTCTTCCATGCCCGGAGCCTCACAGTCCTCGGCCTTTGGGGTTGCGGATTCGGCCGTCGGAGACGTGCATGCCCACTGGTAACGAGCGTTATGGGTCGGTAGTGGCGGGTGGAATCCGGGATATGCACGCCCTAACCCCGAGAACGGAATCAACCGTTCTCGGGGTTGAAAGTCCGGGGCGATGTGGTGAGGCCGAGACCATGCAATCGACCGGACACGTCGTGACCGTCGTTCTCGTCGCCGCCCTGCTCGTCGCGTCGGGCGCGGCCGCCGGAGTCGGTCCCCAGCAGGCCAGCGCCGACGGCTCCGACGCCGACCGCCGGACCGCCGAGACCGGGGCGACCGACGCACCGCAACTACTCGCTCCGACCGAACTCGGCGAGACCGACGCCGACGAGAGTCTCGGCACCGACCTCGCCGTCCAAGACGACCCGCCGACGCCGAACGAGCGACTGCAGGCCGCGGTCGCGGGCGTGCGCGAAGGCGCACGCCTCGCGGAGGACCAGGGCGCGACCGTCACGCCCGACGAGCGCCGCGCCGCGATTCGCGGCGCGGCGGCGGCCGCGGTCCAGTCCCAGACCGCCAGCGTGACCCAGATACAGCGGGCCGCTCGCGGGGCGGCCCACGGCTCGCTGGTCCAGTCTCAGGAGGCGAACGTGAGCCAGATTCAGGCCGCGACGCAGGGAGCGACCGCGGGGACGACCCGACAGGTCCAGGCCGTGAGCGTCGCCCAGATACAGGGCGCGTCGTACGGCGCGGCCCACGGGTCGGTCGCCCAACACCAGCGAGCCAGCGTGACCCAGATACAGCGGGTCGCGGAGGGGGCGTCCCGCGGCGCGGCCCGCTCGGCGGGTGCCCGCGAGGTGAGCGCGGTCGGCAAGATCCAGGAGGCCGCGCAGGGCGCGGCCTACGGGTCGCTCGGGACGTTCGGGCAGGTGGACCAGACACAGCGCGTCCGGGTCGAACAGCGACAGGCGGCCGCGCGGGGCGCGTCCAGCGGCGCGCTGGTCCAGTCCCAGCGCGCCGACGTCAAGCAAGTGCAGGTCGCCGCGCTCGGCGCGGCCACGGGCGGGGTCAAAGAGCGCAAGCGAGCGCCGCCGCGGCGCGTCGCGGCGGCCTGCCGGGGCGCGGCCATCGGGGGCATCAGCCAGTCCCAGCGGGTGACGGTCGAGCAGATTCAGCTCGCGGCCGAGGGGGCGTCCATCGGAGCCATCGTCCAGCAACAGGAGGCGAACGTCCGACAGGTCCAGTCGGCCGCGCAGGGGGCGGCCCGCGGCGTGCTGGTCCAGATCTCGGTGGTCCAGATTCAGGTCGTCAACGTCGTCCAGATACAGGTCGCCGCGCGGGGCGCGGCCGACGGCGCGGTCCGGTCGGCGGTCCAGAATCAGGTCGTGAACGTCCGGCAGGTCCAGTCGGCGGCGTTCGGCGCGGCCCGGGGCGGAGCGACCGTCGTCCAGACCCAGACGGTCAACGTCCAGCAGATTCAGGCGGCGACGAGCGGCGGGGCCTACGGCTCGCTGGTCCAGTCCCAGGACGCGAGCGTGACCCAGATTCAGGCGGCCTCGCGGGGCGCGGCGACCGGCGCGATACGGTCTGCGTCCCAGTCGCAGGTCGTGACCGTCGAGCAGGTGCAGGCCGCCGCGCAGGGCGCGGCGACCGGCGGCATCTCCCAGAGCCAGACCGCGACCGTCGTCCAGATCCAGAGCGCCTCGCAGGGCGCGGCGTCGGGCGCGGTGGTCCAGACCGACGCGCTCGACGCCGTGACGGTCGAGCAGGTGCTCGCGGTCTCGCAGGGCGCGGCCACCGGGGCCGCATCGAGCGCCGCCGAGGAGGGCATCGTGACCGCCCAGCAGATTCGCGCGACCGCTCAGGAGGGCGCGGCCGAGGCGAGTACCGTGGTCGCCGAGAGCCCCGAAATCGACCCGGCGGAGCTACAGGAGGCCGCCAGCTCCGCCGCCGCGACCGCGGCGGCGGAGCTTCCCGACGAGACGCCGGACGAGACCGCGACCACGGAAGCGACGACCGAGACGCCTGAGGTGACACCCACCACGACGACCGAGGGAACGACCGAAGAAACGGCGACGACCACGATAGGAACGACGACCGAGGGAACGACCGAAGCCACGACCACCACGATAGGAACGACGACCGAAGCCACGACCACCACGGAACCGACGACCACCGAAGAGACGACCACAGAGGCCACGACCACAGAGGCCACGACTACCGAAGAGACGACCACAGAACCCACGACGCAAGAGACTACGACCGAAGAACCAACGACGACCCCCGAGACCACCACCGAAGCAACGACGACCGAAGTCGAAGGGGTCGCCAGCGTGACCTTCGAGGACCAGACCGCCGACGACGAGGTCGAGGTCGAGTCGGCCGTCCTCCCCGAGGGCGGGTTCGTCGCGGTCTACGACCGGAACGGCGAGTTCGCGGGGGTCTCGGAGTACCTCGACCCCGGCGAGTACGAGGCGGTCGCGGTCGGACTCGACCGCGACTTCTCGGACCGGCAGGTGATGATCGCGGTCCCCCACCGCGACACCGACGGCGACGAAGAGTTCGGATTCGTCGACGACGCGGAACTCGACGACCCGTATCTGAACGAGACCGACGACCTCGTCTTCGACGGTGCCGTGGTGGACTTCGGCGGCGAGGCGGCCGCGACGACCACCGCCGACCTCCCGACGACCGAGGTTCCGGCGGAACCGGACGAGACCACGACGGCCGAGGAGACCACGGACACGCCGACACTTGAGGAGACCAGGGAAACCACGACGACCGAAGCGGTCACGGAGACGACCGACCTCCCGGAGGAGACGACCACCGAGGAAATAACGGAAACCACGACGACCGAGGAGACTACCACCGAAGAAATAACGGAAACCACGACGACCGAGGACACGACCACCGAAGAGACGACGACAACGCAGGCGACCCCGACCACCGAAGAGACGACGACAACGCAGGCGACCACGACCACCGAGGAGACCCCCGAACTGACGCCGACGCCCCAGGAGACGCCCACCGAGGCCCCGCCCGAGGACGAGGTCTTCGCCAACGTCACCTTCGAGAACCAGACCGCAGACGACGAGGTCGAAGTCGAGTCCGCAGTCGTTCCGGACGGCGGATTCGTCGCGGTCTACGACCCGTTCGGCGAGTTCGCGGGCGTCTCGGAGTACCTCGAACCCGGCGAGTACGAGGAGGTCGCGGTCGAACTCGACCGCGACCTCTCGGGCCAGCAGGCGATGATAGCGGTGGTCCACAACGACACCGACCGCGACGAGGAGTTCGACTACGTCGACACCGACGGCGCGGAGGACCTGCCGTACCTCAACGAGACGGACGAACTCGCGTTCGACGGTGCGGTCGTGGACTTCGGCGGCGAGGAAGTCGCGACGACCACCGCCGACCTCCCGGCGACCGTCGAACCCGGGACGGCGGCCGCGGCGGAGTCGAGGAGTTCGCCGACCGCGCCCGCCGAACCCGGCGCGCTCCTCGGTGTCGTCGGGTTCGCCGGGGCCGCCGTGCTGTTCGCGCGGTCGGCGAGGAGGTAGGGAGTCGGAAGCCCGGCGGTCGGCCCGCGGGCCGACCGCCGGGCTCGTGGCGGATGCACCGGAATTTCACCGCGCGTAGAGCTTCTCGCCGAGCAGGGTCGGGAGCGCGACGCCCGCGTCGGGCGAGACGGCCACGTAGGGGCGAGCGACGGGGCCGAACACGTCGACGACCCGACCGACGCTGGTGAGCTGCTCGTCGACCGCCTCGGTCCCGATGTCCGGGTGGTCCTCGCCCGGACACCGCACGATTGCGAGTCCCTGCGCGGTCCGGACGACTTCGCCGAGTCGCTGCATCAGTCCCTCAGGGCGGTGACGTAGGCGGCGACCGCCTGTATCAGGTCGTTCTTCGAGGAGTCGTCGGCGTTCTTCACCAGCACCCGACCCCGCTCGGTCCAGTTCTCCCGGGAGTAGGCCTTGTCGCGCTCGATTATCGCGTCGTAGCCCACCTGCTGGACCGCCTTGGCTATCTCGTCGACCGTCGGCTCCTCGACGGCCATCTCCACAGCGACCCGGCGGCCCTCGTTCCGGCTCTTCTCCGCGTCGAAGTACGCGGGCCAGAGGACTTTCTCGACCATGTTCGATGGGTCGCACCGGCCCGTTAAACACCTTTCCCGTTGGGTACGAACGGGGAGAAATCGAGGGGGTTCAGTACCGACGTGCGAGCAGGACTGCGCCCGCGAGCGCGGCGAGCGCCGCGGGGACCCCGAAGCCGGGCACGTCGCTCGACGAGTCGCTCGACGCGCCGGTCGTGGTGTCGGTCTCCTCGGCCATCGCGCCCTCGTCGGTCGTCGCTTCGGTGGTGGTCGGTTCGTCAGTCGTCGCGTCGGTCGTGGTCGGTTCGTCTGTGGTCGTCGCTTCGGTGGTGGTGGTCGTCTCCGCGGTCGCGTTCGCCTCCTCGTACGCCTCGGGGTGGAACGCCTGAGCCATCTGGACGATGGCGTTGACCACCCGGGGCGCGGGCTGGCTGATGTTCTCGTTGGTGACCGTCGTGACTTGGTCGTTCTGCACGGCGGTGGTGGCGTTGTAGGCGTCGGTCTGCGGGTACACGCCGTACGCGCCGAGCTGGACTATCCACTCGGGGTCCTGCTCGACGATGACCTCCTCGCTGATCTGCTTGTAGCCCGAGACGTTGGCCTCGACCGCGATGTTGGTGCCGCCAGCGACCTCGACCATGTTGCTCACGAAGGTGCCCTGCCCGGCGGTGTAGCCGCCGCCGACCGACACGAACACGCGCGGCGACTCGGAGTTCTCGACCGCCTCCTCGACGGTCTCGACGCGGTCGCGCATCGACGCCACGGTCTCGTCGGCGGCCTCGCAGTTGCCGGTGAGTTCGCCGATGCGCTCGGTCTTCGCGTAGATGTCGTCGAGCGAGGTGGCGAACCGGGTCTTGTAGACGGTCAGGCCCGCGTCCCGGAGGCGCTCGACCGTCTCGTTCGGGATGACGTTCGGCGCGAGCACGAGGTCGGGGTCGGTCGAGACGACCTTCTCGACGCTGACGGTCTGGTTGCCCGCGGCCGAGACGTTGGTGCGCGAGTCAGCGCCGTCGAGGTACAGCGCGTACTGGGTCAGTCCGACGACCTGCTCTTCAGCGCCGAGTTCCCACATCGTCTGGGCCGCGCTCGGCGAGAGCGTGGTGACCCGCTCGGGGGACTCCTCGACCGTCACTTCGGTTCCCGTCGCGTCGGTGTGGGTCGCGGGGAACGAACACTCCGCCTGCGTCGCGCTGGTGCCGGACGCGGCCGCGACCGGAGCCACACCGGCCGTCAACAGCATCAGCACCGCGAGTACGCTCGTGACCTTCGTCTTCATGCGTCCCGAACTCCGACCGTATCCAATAAGTATTTACCTAAAGCAAGCTGGCTTTCAGACACGAACCATGCGATGGGGTCCGCGCGCCGCGAGCTGGTCGGCAGGATTGGTCGCCGCGCTAGCGGTCGTGGTGGTCGCGAGCGCGGCGCTCGGCCCCGTCAAGCTCGACTACGTCGTGGTCGGGAAGGTCCTGCTGAACTCGCTCTCGGTCCCCGCGGGGCTCGCGGTCGGCGAGCGCACGCTCCGGGTCGCGGGACTCGCGCTCTCGGTCCCCGCGCCCGCGGTCGAGTTCGCGCCCCTGTTTCGCTTCGCGGTCCCCGACACCGCCACCACCATCGTCACGACCCTCCGACTCCCGCGCATCGCGCTCGGCGCGGTCGTGGGGTTCGCGCTCGCCACCGCGGGCGTCGTGATGCAGGGGTTCTTCCGGAACCCGATGGCCGACCCCTCCATCATCGGCGTGTCGTCGGGCGCGGCGGTCGGCGCGGTCGCGACCATCGCGGTCCCGGTCGCGGTGCCGGTCCCGCTCCCCGTCGCGGCCTTCCTCGGCGCGATACTCGCCGCGTTCGGAGTGTATCTGCTCGCGACCGAGGACGGCCGGACCCCGGTCGCCACCCTCCTGCTCGCGGGCGTCGCGGTCCAGACCCTCCTCGGGGCGGTGGTCTCGTACCTCATGCTTCAGAGCGGCCGGGGCCTCCGCCGGGCGGTGTACTGGCTGATGGGCCACCTCCACCTCGCCTCGTGGGACGACGTGACGCTGGTCGCCCCGGTCGCCCTCCTCGGATTCCTCGTGCTGTTCGCCTACGCCCGGGACCTCAACGTCCTCCTGCTCGGCGAGGAGGACGCCCACGCGCTCGGCGTCGAGGTCGAGCGCACCAAGCGCCTCCTGCTCGCGGTCGCCAGCGTCGTGACGGGCGCGGCGGTCGCGGTCTCGGGTGTCATCGGCTTCGTCGGCCTCGTGGTCCCCCACGTAATGCGCCTGCTCGTCGGCCCCGACCACCGGGTCCTCTTGCCGACCTCCGCCTTGGCGGGCGCGACCTTCCTCGTCGCGACCGACACGGTCGCCCGGTCGGGCGCGGGCGAACTCCCGGTCGGCATCGTCACCGCGTTCCTCGGCGCGCCCTTCTTCCTCTATCTCCTGCGAACCCGGGAGGTGCACGCGCTGTGAGGGGGATTCCCGGCAATATCGCGCCCAACTACGCATCCGCCAGTATCGCCCGGCAACACAGTCCACCGAGGGCGGGACTGAAAGGGGCCGCCCGCTCGCGCACCGCTTGGTCGTCTCCGCGGGCAACTATTCGGCGCGCGGTTTGCGCCGAATATCCCGCGGAGCGACCGCGAGCGGGCGGGGGCTTTCTGGCCGTTCGTCGTCCAATCTGTTCGAACGTTTCGTGGCGAGCGGGCGGGGGCTTTCGGGGACGAAACCGCCGTAGTCCCCTTGACACCGACCGATCAAAACACGACTCTGAGGAGGTCGACAGACGATGATAGAGATAGACGACGTCGCGGTCGAACTCGGCGGAAACCGAATTCTCGACGGCGTGACCACCACCGTCGACGACGGCCGGTTCGTCGGTCTCGTCGGGCCGAACGGCGCGGGCAAGACCACCCTCCTCAGAACCATCACCGGAGCCCTCACCCCGGACGCGGGCGAGGTCCGTCTCGGCGGCGACCCAGTGAGCGCCCTCTCCTCGAAGGCCGCCAGCCGCCGGGTCGCGGTCGTCCCGCAGGACACCTCCCTCTCGTTCGACTTCCCGGTCGAGGAGGTAGTGGCGATGGGGCGCAACCCCTACAAGTCGCGGTTCTCGACCGGGAGCGCGCGCGGTGGTGACGGAGACGCCACGACCGACCGCGAACTGGTCGCGGCCGCGATGGCCCGCACCGAGGTCGCCCACCTCGCAGATCGGCCCATCACCGCGGTGTCGGGCGGCGAGCGCCAGCGCGTCCTGCTCGCGCGGGCGCTCGCGCAGGACGCCCCGGCGCTGCTACTCGACGAGCCGACCGCGAGCCTCGACATCAACCATCAGGTCCGGACGCTGGAGTTGGTCCGCGAACTGGTCGACGACGACGGCAAGACCGTGGTCGCGGCCATCCACGACCTCAACCTCGCGGCCCACTACTGTGACGAACTCCTCCTGCTCGCCGACGGGGTGATTCGGGCGAGCGGCGACCCCGCGGCGGTCCTCTCGGAGGGCAACCTCGAAGCCGCGTTCGACACCCGCGCGGTGGTCTCCAGCCACC from Halorussus salilacus carries:
- a CDS encoding HVO_A0114 family putative DNA-binding protein; the encoded protein is MSDRNRTLHVRIASTEETRADLRERVRALERGESPDEMLVLNLHNEADLARIVRPTTLELLRTIARRDPQSMREVADMVDLDYKEVHRNLTELADLDVIRFEETGRSKRPVVEFDDIEVEIPVSSDSAETDTASA
- a CDS encoding DUF7282 domain-containing protein, with the translated sequence MQSTGHVVTVVLVAALLVASGAAAGVGPQQASADGSDADRRTAETGATDAPQLLAPTELGETDADESLGTDLAVQDDPPTPNERLQAAVAGVREGARLAEDQGATVTPDERRAAIRGAAAAAVQSQTASVTQIQRAARGAAHGSLVQSQEANVSQIQAATQGATAGTTRQVQAVSVAQIQGASYGAAHGSVAQHQRASVTQIQRVAEGASRGAARSAGAREVSAVGKIQEAAQGAAYGSLGTFGQVDQTQRVRVEQRQAAARGASSGALVQSQRADVKQVQVAALGAATGGVKERKRAPPRRVAAACRGAAIGGISQSQRVTVEQIQLAAEGASIGAIVQQQEANVRQVQSAAQGAARGVLVQISVVQIQVVNVVQIQVAARGAADGAVRSAVQNQVVNVRQVQSAAFGAARGGATVVQTQTVNVQQIQAATSGGAYGSLVQSQDASVTQIQAASRGAATGAIRSASQSQVVTVEQVQAAAQGAATGGISQSQTATVVQIQSASQGAASGAVVQTDALDAVTVEQVLAVSQGAATGAASSAAEEGIVTAQQIRATAQEGAAEASTVVAESPEIDPAELQEAASSAAATAAAELPDETPDETATTEATTETPEVTPTTTTEGTTEETATTTIGTTTEGTTEATTTTIGTTTEATTTTEPTTTEETTTEATTTEATTTEETTTEPTTQETTTEEPTTTPETTTEATTTEVEGVASVTFEDQTADDEVEVESAVLPEGGFVAVYDRNGEFAGVSEYLDPGEYEAVAVGLDRDFSDRQVMIAVPHRDTDGDEEFGFVDDAELDDPYLNETDDLVFDGAVVDFGGEAAATTTADLPTTEVPAEPDETTTAEETTDTPTLEETRETTTTEAVTETTDLPEETTTEEITETTTTEETTTEEITETTTTEDTTTEETTTTQATPTTEETTTTQATTTTEETPELTPTPQETPTEAPPEDEVFANVTFENQTADDEVEVESAVVPDGGFVAVYDPFGEFAGVSEYLEPGEYEEVAVELDRDLSGQQAMIAVVHNDTDRDEEFDYVDTDGAEDLPYLNETDELAFDGAVVDFGGEEVATTTADLPATVEPGTAAAAESRSSPTAPAEPGALLGVVGFAGAAVLFARSARR
- a CDS encoding ornithine cyclodeaminase family protein, translating into MTDTLFLTSEEVSGLATPAEYVEAVNEGYRQRGEGAPAHPRTKLTNSEPPGMLTGYSAVLPETGAMGGYMYSAGFGAEDAWFVTPVFDAETGEPLALLDGASMNPFKTGAAGAVGVDALAREDSRTLGLVGSGSQARGQLRAAATVRDFESVWVYSPTKESRESFAAEMNEQLDASVAAVASSAAAVEEADVVITATTASEPVFDGDLLAEGTHVTAMGQYHPNKRELDATTIERATYVPDLRERVTQDAGAFIAAVEEGVVSEDHVHAELGDVVAGNAPGRESEEDITVFDSGGTAIETVAAAHMLYEKAREEGLGSEISFAPASEALTGR
- a CDS encoding toxin-antitoxin system TumE family protein codes for the protein MAGEDVLLTYTDKRPDGTVESVTVRQTDDETYPCGWKYRLHFGTTDGETILRYDNSHELTKGHERHVGDGETERTEEIDFPGMDALLERFVREVEERR
- a CDS encoding GNAT family N-acetyltransferase, giving the protein MEYALVGWPDEGPQLRLDHREFSYAGKFVMSNTGKAVARNDAGPGRDGGDDLVAAVAFNEDRTDPGTAWLRYVTVRDDRRGEGVGARLAAFASDRLEARGYDRVQIAVNNPFAYHALHKAGFGYTGERTGLAELVLARPGDRARESYQAGLDAYRERDDLAPEEREFLEAKAGEGPPDVISVPE
- a CDS encoding class I SAM-dependent methyltransferase, coding for MTHAVGDTAFFDRLARRYDWFVPTPDAAEIRAGLDLADREIERVLDVGGGTGRGAGAVEDAERIVVDAAPGMAREARRKGFEAVLADAARLPFDADSVDAVLVVDALHHFGDPESALREAARVLRPGGVLVVREIDPTTLVGRLIAGGEHLWGFDSRFFAPDDLAERVGEAGLEARYRTQGFQYTVAGRAPRES
- a CDS encoding presenilin family intramembrane aspartyl protease PSH — its product is MEDRTRVFAAAGFTVALFLLVQLGALALVEPFQRAGYQQVENPSDPTNSVVYVGAVLVLTAAMLAIIKLDVQWLLRAAIILTSGLLSWYVFSVLVPPWVVVPVGGAPVNLLAVGAAGAVSLALLVHPEWYVIDGAGVIIGAGAAGLFGISFGLLPAILLLGVLAVYDAISVYGTEHMLTLASGVMDLKIPVILVVPLTLSFSFLDEEDDERAESEGDEPDESADDAHPEAERPEITDRDAFFIGLGDAVMPSVMVASAAFFAPADPLVSGIALNLPALTAMVGTLAGLLVLIWMVMKGRAHAGLPLLNGGAIGGYLVGALASGMTLMQAVGL
- a CDS encoding DUF3054 domain-containing protein; amino-acid sequence: MSNAVGTLVRPQLDRSTGTLGLALGDLVVLAGFLTLGSMNHGVDPATMTGRVAGTVAPFLIGWVVAAPLVGAYAPDATRTVGTAAVRASLAWIPAAAIGLALRSTDFFHGGSPWTFALVVTGVGLASFVAWRAAAAVLR